The Bdellovibrio sp. NC01 genome includes the window AGTAAAAACCGAAAAGATAAATTAACAATGGTCCCCAGAAAAGACTTGGCAGCGACAGCATCGCGATCATCAATTGATCGACACACTTTTCAAACCACGTATCTTTAAAGCGTACGGACGCTAACGTAAATCCAAAGGCACCGACTAAAATAAAAATCAGACTGATGAAGCTAAGCTTAAAAGAACTTTGCACACCCTGCCCGATAAGATCGGCCACAGTGCTGTCGGAATGAACCATGGATTGCCCCAGGTTTCCTTGAAATACCGAGGAAATGTACTTAAAGAATTGCGTGGTCGAAGATTCGTGCAGGCCCCACTGCGCAGACAGAGTTTCTTTTACAATGGGATTGAGTGCGGCATCGTCATCGAAAGGGCCGCCGGGAAGAAGCTTAAGTAATAAAAAGCTCAGCGCCGCGAGTACCACTAGCGACGCTGTTATTTCGATTAACTTTTTAAAAAGAAACCTAAGCCAAATAAAAATCAAATGTCATCCCAGTTTTCCTTTCCCACAAGTTCGGCGTTTACTTTCACCGGAACTGGCTCTGACAAGTATGGGAAAAGATCTTTTTTGTTGCCGTACAATTTTGCATAAACATAAGCGTTCGAAACAACGCGTTTTACGTAGTTTCTAGTTTCCAAGAACGGAATGTGTTCAATGAACTCATCCGTTTCCAACCCGCCAAAAGATACCAACCAATTTTTTACACGATGTGGACCTGCATTGTAACCTGCAGCGACCAACGGAATCGTGTTATCAAATCTGTCCATCAAACGTTTCAAGTAGCGCGAACCAACTTTCACAGCCGTTTCTGGCTCAAGCAACATTGGAGCCTTAAACTCTTTATCGCCGATCAATGTTGCAACTTTGTGCCCTGTGAATGGCATAACTTGCATCAAGCCCAACGCACCCACTGGTGAAATCGCGTCACAGCGGTAAGAACTTTCCGCTCTCATGATGCCCCAAACCAGTTCTTCAGGAACCACGAACTTCTTCGTGTATTTTTCAACAGAGTCATTGAACGCACGAGGATACGCAAGCTCCCACAAGTAGCGAACACCGTCAACACCATGAGCGGCACGTTGACCACCGAATGTCACTTGCGCCAAGTACGAAGAACGATTGAAGTGACCAGCAGTGCTGTATTCCGTCATCAAAGTGCGAAGGTATTCACGATTCGCCGTTTTTCTTTCGATGTCATACAAATCCCAACGAGCCCATTCATTTTCACCAACGATCATCAAATCGCGGGCTCTTTCAAAACGACGCATCAACACGGGGCTAGAGAATGAAGCTGAGTTTTCACCGGCAGTGGCTTCATCTTTATCAGTTGCGTTTTGCACAACCTCAACAGCTTGTTGATCGGTTGAGTCGCTACCGTCCGCTTCTTCCTCTTCACCTTTTTCGTCATCAGCAGAATACTGAGTGATCAACATTGTCTCTTCAGATTCTGAATCGTCACCGCGGTACGTGTCTTCAACTGACGGCATCAAGAACTCGCCGGCAGAAAATCTTGAAATCATACGAGGTGCAGTTGGCAATGGACTTTGCGCCAATTTAGCTGCTGGCAAAGTCGCTTCCATTTTTTTCAATCGCGCTTGCGCTACAATCGCATAGTAACCAAGAAGAGGATCTTTTGCCAAGCCTTCCATCATACCACGAGCTTGCTCGGTCTTACCTTGACGATACAAACTCATCGCCATCCAGTAAGTCACACGATCATTCGGGAATGCTTTCCACGCTTTTTTATTTTTATGCTTCAGCGATTGCATATCAGAAAACGCCTTATAAGCGCCTTGATAATCACCCTTCAAATATTTCAACCACGCCAAGTGCCATTTTGCATCGCGATTCAAACCAGAGTTCGAATACACTTTCATGAACTCTTGGAATCTGCGAGCGGCACCGTCATAATCTTGGAACTGATAGCTCAAGAATGCCGACTGGTATAAAGCTTGACGACCCGTTTTTGAACGCGGGCTTAATTTATAAGCTGAATAGTAAGAACCGACTGCCTGTTGCACTTCACCCGCACGCGCCGTTGCTGATGCGAACAAAATCAAATAATCGAAATTCTTTTTCATGCTCTCGTAATACGGAGTCAGAATTTCAACAGCTTTCGTCAACTCGCCTTCTTGCAAATAGAACTGCGCTTGCAATTTATCGGCAAGATATTTATCGGTCTTTGCAAGCTTCTCTTTCATCACGTTGATTTCGGCTTGCGCTTTTTGATCAAGACCTGCGAATAACAAATAACGAACGCGTGTGCGGAAATCTTCCGTCGTCACATTACAACCTGAAGGCTTGCCGTTGAATTCGTTCGCAGCAAGATCGACACTCCAATCTTGCACTTTTGAATAACCTGGATATTTTTCGTAAAGTTTTTCCAACCATTTGCATGTTTGGGAATGCTTTTTCATACCGTCTTCAGCAAGTGCTAAGTTGTAAATGATCTCTGGATAAGATTCTGTGTTGCGTGTGCGCTTTTCAAGTTTTGTAAATAACGCCGCTGCTTGTTTATAGCTTTTCTTTTCTAGTGCAATTTGCCCCTGCAAGCTTGACGCTTCGATCGACATTTTTACGTTGGGCGATAACGCTTGGAGTTTATTCAACTCTTTTTCAGCGTCATCCATCTTGCCCGTTTTCATGTACGACTGCGCCAAATAGAAATATGCGTATTCTTCTAAATCAGTTTTTTGTTTCGCGATTTCTTCGAAGGCCGGAATAGCGGCTTCGTATTTAGAAGCCTTAAAAGACTCCATAGCCTTTTTAAAGCTCTCTAATTCATCCTTGCCCGATTGAGCAAATGCTGTTGAGGCCACAGGGCCCGCTGCCAAAGAAAATAATAACCATTTCAGGGAGGTCTTCATGTCCGCCACTCCAAAACAAAAATCCGACTACGTCGGAGCAAGCAAAGTGCATCCTTGTCACTCAGCTTTAATAATGATACCGAATATCCATGGCAAAATCGAAGACGAAAACGATCTATACCTGTCAAAATTGTGGAGCCCAACGTCCTAGGTGGGAAGGAAAATGTTCCGACTGCGGCGCGTGGAATTCCTACGTGGAAGAATTGCAGCTGGCAGAGGTTAAAACCCGAGGTTGGTCTACAGGGCCTTCTGACACGGCAACAGCAGCAAACAAGCCTGTGTCACTGGACCAAAGACTTGAAGAGATCAAATTGGATCGCTTCGATACAGGTTTTGAAGAACTGAACCGCGTTTTAGGTGGTGGTTTAGCACGTGGAAGCTTCGTTCTTTTGGGCGGCTCCCCTGGTATCGGCAAATCGACTTTGCTTTTGCAAATGGCCGGTGGCCTTGCAGATAACAAACATAAAATCTTGTACATCTCGGGCGAAGAAAGCGTTTCACAAACGGGTTCACGTGCGCATCGCTTGGGAATTCGTACTCCGTTGATTGAAATTGGCTGTGAAAGTAATCTGCATAACGTGATGGAGCTTGCTCGTCACAAAAAGCCAGATGTGCTTGTCGTCGATTCTATTCAAACGATGTATCTTCCTGATTTGCAGGCAGCTCCTGGTTCCGTATCGCAAGTTCGCGAATGCGCAGGTCATCTCATGGGTCTTGCGAAACAAGAAAACATCACTGTGATCTTGATTGGTCACGTCACAAAAGATGGCA containing:
- a CDS encoding transglycosylase SLT domain-containing protein, with product MKTSLKWLLFSLAAGPVASTAFAQSGKDELESFKKAMESFKASKYEAAIPAFEEIAKQKTDLEEYAYFYLAQSYMKTGKMDDAEKELNKLQALSPNVKMSIEASSLQGQIALEKKSYKQAAALFTKLEKRTRNTESYPEIIYNLALAEDGMKKHSQTCKWLEKLYEKYPGYSKVQDWSVDLAANEFNGKPSGCNVTTEDFRTRVRYLLFAGLDQKAQAEINVMKEKLAKTDKYLADKLQAQFYLQEGELTKAVEILTPYYESMKKNFDYLILFASATARAGEVQQAVGSYYSAYKLSPRSKTGRQALYQSAFLSYQFQDYDGAARRFQEFMKVYSNSGLNRDAKWHLAWLKYLKGDYQGAYKAFSDMQSLKHKNKKAWKAFPNDRVTYWMAMSLYRQGKTEQARGMMEGLAKDPLLGYYAIVAQARLKKMEATLPAAKLAQSPLPTAPRMISRFSAGEFLMPSVEDTYRGDDSESEETMLITQYSADDEKGEEEEADGSDSTDQQAVEVVQNATDKDEATAGENSASFSSPVLMRRFERARDLMIVGENEWARWDLYDIERKTANREYLRTLMTEYSTAGHFNRSSYLAQVTFGGQRAAHGVDGVRYLWELAYPRAFNDSVEKYTKKFVVPEELVWGIMRAESSYRCDAISPVGALGLMQVMPFTGHKVATLIGDKEFKAPMLLEPETAVKVGSRYLKRLMDRFDNTIPLVAAGYNAGPHRVKNWLVSFGGLETDEFIEHIPFLETRNYVKRVVSNAYVYAKLYGNKKDLFPYLSEPVPVKVNAELVGKENWDDI